A genomic stretch from Cydia amplana chromosome 1, ilCydAmpl1.1, whole genome shotgun sequence includes:
- the LOC134654621 gene encoding oocyte zinc finger protein XlCOF19-like, with amino-acid sequence IARHTGELPCACPVCDKRFPSARLLASHALVHSDLKPHACHFCERQFRHESTLRTHLRTHTGEKPYVCSVCGKTFIQNSNLTLHMRTHTGERPYSCSVCSRRFTSGSSLKTHARTHTGEKPYSCELCGKRFARLDVRAHLRLHAGERPFACSACPKAFVSAARLRDHTRIHTGERPYECAMCPLKYPTKSHLVKHLKTHETKKKPKNKVLIVQHIEQYDNYAKDIGEQVPLEVTGELVLQENGEIKTELLVVDERISVYTRVDGFVGSAFEERVVIHPKITDF; translated from the exons ATAGCGCGTCACACGGGGGAGTTACCCTGCGCTTGCCCGGTGTGCGACAAGCGCTTCCCGTCCGCGCGGCTGCTCGCCTCGCACGCGCTGGTCCACTCCGATCTCAAGCCGCACGCGTGCCACTTCTGCGAGAGACA GTTCCGGCACGAGTCTACGCTGCGCACCCACCTCCGCACGCACACAGGAGAGAAGCCCTACGTGTGCTCCGTCTGCGGGAAGACTTTTATACAGAACTCCAATCTCACGCTACACATGCGTACGCATACTG GTGAGCGACCTTATTCGTGTTCTGTGTGTTCGCGACGCTTCACTTCAGGCTCTTCACTAAAGACTCACGCTCGAACACACACCGGGGAAAAACCATATAGCTGCGAACTATGCGGGAAGAG GTTCGCGCGGCTCGACGTGCGCGCGCACCTGCGCCTGCACGCGGGCGAGCGCCCGTTCGCGTGCTCCGCGTGCCCCAAGGCGTTCGTCAGCGCCGCGCGTCTGCGCGACCACACGCGGATACACACAG GCGAGCGTCCATACGAATGCGCCATGTGCCCACTAAAATACCCGACCAAATCCCACCTAGTAAAGCACCTAAAGACGCACGAGACCAAAAAGAAACCGAAAAACAAAGTGCTCATAGTCCAACACATCGAACAGTACGACAACTACGCGAAAGACATCGGCGAGCAAGTGCCTTTGGAAGTGACGGGTGAATTGGTGCTTCAAGAGAACGGGGAGATTAAAACGGAGTTGTTGGTGGTGGATGAGCGGATCAGCGTGTACACGCGCGTGGACGGGTTCGTGGGCAGCGCGTTTGAGGAGCGCGTGGTGATACACCCGAAGATAAcggatttttaa
- the LOC134654628 gene encoding gastrula zinc finger protein XlCGF67.1-like — translation MKALRNHMKKHEKETEANACGQCKEAFTSAHDLQLHSAVHLKGPVWTCPNTDCQKEYNNRTVFRRHVRRHMLGKRHCCERCGKGFAERHALRRHARVHSGLPAPRDHACHMCDKRVCCERCGKGCAERHALRRHARVHSGLPAPRDHACHMCDKRVCCERCGKGCAERHALRRHARVHSGLPAPRDHACHMCDKRVCCERCGKGCAERHALRRHARVHSGLPAPRDHACHMCDKR, via the exons ATGAAAGCTCTCCGTAACCACATGAAAAAGCATGAAAAAGAGACTGAGGCGAACGCGTGCGGGCAGTGTAAGGAGGCGTTCACATCAGCACACGACTTACAGCTGCATAGTGCTGTGCACCTCAAGGGGCCCGTGTGGACGTGCCCTAACACCGACTGCCAGAAGGAGTACAACA ATCGCACAGTGTTCCGCCGCCACGTGCGCCGGCACATGCTCGGCAAGCGGCACTGCTGCGAGCGCTGCGGCAAGGGCTTCGCGGAGCGCCACGCCCTGCGGCGGCACGCGCGGGTGCACTCCGGCCTACCCGCGCCCAGGGACCACGCCTGCCACATGTGCGATAAGCG TGTCTGCTGCGAGCGCTGCGGCAAGGGCTGCGCGGAGCGCCACGCCCTGCGGCGGCACGCGCGGGTGCACTCCGGCCTACCCGCGCCCAGGGACCACGCCTGCCACATGTGCGATAAGCG TGTCTGCTGCGAGCGCTGCGGCAAGGGCTGCGCGGAGCGCCACGCCCTGCGGCGGCACGCGCGGGTGCACTCCGGCCTACCCGCGCCCAGGGACCACGCCTGCCACATGTGCGATAAGCG TGTCTGCTGCGAGCGCTGCGGCAAGGGCTGCGCGGAGCGCCACGCCCTGCGGCGGCACGCGCGGGTGCACTCCGGCCTACCCGCGCCCAGGGACCACGCCTGCCACATGTGCGATAAGCGGTGA
- the LOC134651942 gene encoding mitochondrial basic amino acids transporter-like, protein MALDFVAGCIGGCAGIIAGHPLDTLKVHVQSGRGSALECTKSLLKGGTLSTVYRGVWAPLGGVSAVNAIVFGAYGNTRRALPDPDSLKTHATAGAAAGLMQSLACAPVELVKTRQQLSIPGDGLPGGAWAGARHILRTGGIRTLFRGLTITAARDCPAFAIYFTSYEMMTRDDRSVMTVFTAGGVAGALSWVLLYPVDVVKSRLQGDVVGRYAGAWDCFKQSVRSDGWRCLGRGLSAVTLRAFISNGACFTAVAWTERMWQEQALASEPAAVAAAHSLCASTVMSEAVCQESADY, encoded by the exons ATGGCGCTAGATTTTGTAGCTGGATGTATCGGAG GCTGTGCTGGGATTATAGCCGGTCATCCGTTGGACACCCTGAAAGTGCACGTGCAATCAGGCAGAGGAAGCGCGCTGGAATGCACCAAAAGCCTCTTGAAAGGAGGAACACTCTCCACGGTTTATCGTGGGGTATGGGCGCCTTTAGGGGGAGTGTCGGCAGTGAACGCCATAGTTTTCGGAGCTTATGGAAACACTAGGAGAGCGCTGCCTGATCCTGACTCTTTGAAAACGCACGCAACGGCCGGCGCGGCCGCTGGACTCATGCAGAGCTTAGCCTGCGCGCCTGTTGAGCTAGTGAAAACTCGACAGCAACTTTCAATACCAGGAGATGGCCTGCCCGGAGGAGCTTGGGCGGGAGCTCGACACATCTTACGAACGGGCGGGATTCGAACTCTATTCCGCGGACTTACGATCACGGCCGCCCGTGACTGCCCCGCATTCGCGATCTACTTCACGTCGTACGAGATGATGACGCGCGACGACCGGTCGGTGATGACGGTGTTCACGGCGGGCGGAGTCGCGGGGGCTCTGTCATGGGTGCTGTTGTACCCTGTTGATGTGGTGAAGTCGCGGCTGCAAGGGGACGTGGTTGGACGGTATGCGGGCGCGTGGGACTGCTTCAAGCAGTCGGTGCGTTCCGACGGCTGGCGCTGCTTGGGCCGCGGGTTGAGCGCGGTGACGCTGCGAGCTTTCATCAGCAACGGCGCGTGTTTTACCGCCGTGGCGTGGACGGAGCGGATGTGGCAGGAGCAGGCGCTGGCTAGCGAGCCTGCCGCGGTTGCCGCTGCGCACTCGCTCTGCGCCTCCACCGTCATGAGCGAGGCCGTTTGTCAAGAGAGTGCAGACTACTGA